Proteins encoded within one genomic window of Kibdelosporangium phytohabitans:
- the obgE gene encoding GTPase ObgE translates to MSRFVDRVVIHVAAGDGGNGVASVHREKYKPLGGPDGGNGGNGGDVILVVDPGVHTLLDFHFRPNASGGNGKPGQGANRDGANGVPLELKVPDGTVIMTEDGEVLADLVGAGTQFVAAAGGRGGLGNAALASKARRAPGFALLGEPGERRDLVLELRSVADVGLVGFPSAGKSSLISVLSAARPKIADYPFTTLVPNLGVITSGDHVFTMADVPGLIPGASQGKGLGLDFLRHIERCAVLVHVVDCATYEPGRDPMSDVDALEAELERYTPALGGELASRPRVVVLNKIDIPDARDLADIVRPDFERRGWPVFEVSTATREGLRELTFALAEVVEQYRAAQPVVESTRVVLRPKAVDDKGFEIIPDPDDDTGFIVTGDRPQRWVLQTDFNNDEAVGYLADRLNRLGVEDTLAAMGAQPGCAVTIGSWTFDWEPSTPGVAAMLTGRGTDVRLEQNDRVGAAERKMQRRLRRGLAVEDEDE, encoded by the coding sequence CGGTCCCGACGGCGGCAACGGTGGAAACGGCGGCGATGTCATCCTCGTCGTCGACCCCGGTGTGCACACCCTCCTCGACTTCCACTTCCGGCCCAACGCCAGCGGCGGCAACGGCAAACCCGGCCAGGGCGCCAACCGTGACGGCGCCAACGGCGTACCGCTGGAGCTGAAGGTCCCGGACGGCACGGTCATCATGACCGAGGACGGCGAAGTGCTCGCCGACCTGGTCGGTGCCGGGACCCAGTTCGTGGCCGCCGCGGGTGGCCGCGGTGGGCTGGGCAACGCGGCGCTGGCGTCCAAGGCGCGCAGAGCACCCGGGTTCGCCCTGCTCGGCGAGCCGGGGGAGCGGCGTGACCTCGTCCTGGAGTTGCGTTCGGTCGCCGACGTCGGCCTGGTCGGGTTCCCGTCCGCGGGCAAGTCCTCGCTGATCTCGGTGCTGTCCGCGGCCCGGCCGAAGATCGCGGACTACCCCTTCACGACCCTGGTCCCGAACCTCGGGGTGATCACCAGCGGCGACCACGTCTTCACCATGGCCGACGTGCCCGGCCTGATCCCCGGCGCCAGCCAGGGCAAAGGCCTGGGCCTGGACTTCCTGCGGCACATCGAGCGGTGCGCGGTGCTCGTGCACGTCGTGGACTGCGCGACCTACGAGCCCGGCCGCGACCCCATGTCCGACGTGGACGCGCTGGAGGCCGAGCTGGAGCGCTACACCCCGGCGCTCGGCGGCGAGCTGGCGTCCCGGCCGAGGGTCGTGGTGCTCAACAAGATCGACATCCCGGACGCGCGGGACCTCGCCGACATCGTCCGGCCGGACTTCGAGCGACGCGGCTGGCCGGTGTTCGAGGTCTCCACGGCGACGCGGGAAGGCCTGCGTGAGCTGACCTTCGCGCTGGCCGAGGTGGTCGAGCAGTACCGGGCCGCGCAGCCGGTCGTCGAGTCGACCCGGGTCGTGCTGCGGCCCAAGGCCGTCGACGACAAGGGATTCGAGATCATCCCCGACCCGGACGACGACACCGGCTTCATCGTCACCGGCGACCGGCCGCAACGCTGGGTGCTGCAGACGGACTTCAACAACGACGAAGCCGTCGGATACCTCGCCGACCGCCTCAACCGGCTGGGCGTCGAGGACACGCTGGCGGCCATGGGCGCACAGCCCGGGTGTGCCGTCACGATCGGGTCGTGGACCTTCGACTGGGAGCCGTCCACCCCTGGTGTCGCCGCCATGCTGACCGGGCGTGGCACCGACGTCCGGCTGGAGCAGAACGACCGAGTGGGCGCGGCGGAACGCAAGATGCAGCGCAGGCTGCGCCGCGGCCTTGCTGTCGAGGACGAGGACGAGTGA
- the proB gene encoding glutamate 5-kinase, whose protein sequence is MTSPTREALIGASRIVVKVGSSSLTTAEGGLDPARLDALVDALAARRAAGSQVVLVSSGAIAAGLAPLGIPRRPRDLATQQAAASVGQLALAHAYAASFGRYALTVGQVLLTADDVVRRSHYRNAQRTFSKLLALDTVPVVNENDTVATEEIRFGDNDRLAALVAHLVGADGLFLLSDVDALYDGDPRRGAANKIEEVTGDSDVDGVKAGTQGASGLGTGGMASKLAAARLASSAGIPVLLAAAADVPRALTCADVGTAFAATGTRLSARRFWLGHAAGAAGRLWLDDGAVAAVVHRRRSLLSAGITAVDGEFDAGDVVELLNLSGAVVARGVVAFDAVELPALIGRSSHELPAEQRREVVHADDLVPIRTF, encoded by the coding sequence GTGACATCACCGACCCGCGAAGCTCTCATCGGAGCGAGCAGGATCGTCGTCAAAGTTGGTTCATCTTCGCTGACCACCGCCGAAGGCGGGCTGGATCCAGCCCGCCTCGACGCCTTGGTGGACGCACTGGCCGCGCGCCGTGCCGCCGGGAGCCAGGTCGTGCTGGTGTCGTCCGGCGCCATCGCCGCCGGTCTCGCACCGTTGGGTATTCCGCGTCGGCCGCGTGACCTGGCCACGCAACAAGCAGCCGCGTCCGTCGGTCAGCTCGCGCTCGCCCACGCCTACGCCGCGTCGTTCGGGCGGTACGCCCTGACAGTCGGGCAGGTCCTGCTCACGGCCGACGATGTCGTGCGGCGGTCGCACTACCGCAACGCGCAGCGCACGTTCTCGAAACTCCTCGCGTTGGACACCGTGCCGGTCGTGAACGAGAACGACACCGTTGCCACTGAGGAGATCCGCTTCGGCGACAACGACCGGCTCGCCGCGCTCGTGGCGCACCTCGTCGGCGCGGACGGCCTGTTCCTGCTGTCCGACGTCGACGCCCTCTACGACGGCGATCCCCGCCGCGGTGCCGCCAACAAGATCGAAGAGGTCACCGGTGACTCCGATGTGGACGGTGTGAAAGCCGGGACACAGGGCGCTTCCGGGCTCGGCACCGGTGGAATGGCGTCGAAGCTGGCCGCCGCCCGCCTGGCTTCCTCGGCGGGAATCCCGGTCCTGCTCGCCGCCGCCGCTGATGTCCCACGGGCCTTGACCTGCGCTGACGTCGGAACCGCGTTCGCCGCCACCGGCACGCGCCTGTCCGCCAGGCGTTTCTGGCTCGGTCACGCGGCCGGTGCCGCCGGCCGCCTGTGGCTCGACGACGGTGCGGTGGCCGCTGTGGTGCACCGGCGCCGTTCCCTGCTCAGCGCCGGCATCACCGCCGTCGACGGCGAGTTCGACGCGGGAGACGTGGTGGAGCTGCTGAACCTGTCCGGTGCGGTGGTCGCCCGTGGTGTCGTCGCGTTCGACGCCGTCGAACTTCCCGCGCTCATCGGCAGGTCGAGCCACGAGTTGCCCGCCGAGCAACGCCGTGAGGTCGTGCACGCCGACGACCTGGTGCCGATCCGGACCTTCTGA
- a CDS encoding MFS transporter, with protein MSEQVAEPVGHRLPVRKLVAASIGNAIEWYDWTVYATFSTYIASALFAPGSAALMATFATYALAFFFRPLGGFLLGRFADVRGRKPAMILTIVLMAGGSLAIGVLPTFAAVGWLAPILLLLARIAQGVSLGGEVSNASAYLGEIAPAARRGRYSAFFYISTGTAVLIASLLGYFLVRVLGKADMAGYGWRIPFIVGGVLGIVGLWLRRTIDETEHFEKSKHKARKVEKPLLRTLKHHPGAVGQLIGYSMLSTLCYYTFFSTLTPFAINTKKASADDVFLALSIGTALFIALQYPMGVLSDRYGRKPQLLVWSAATAVLIVPLSTLITPGLGNLIVVFCVGLSLYTAMTSIAPAIMSEMFPTELRALGIGAWYNVTVAVFGGTAPLVNTALSDAGMSYVFFWYVAAGAAIAFFVIRTLPETKGMELK; from the coding sequence ATGTCGGAGCAGGTGGCAGAGCCGGTCGGGCACAGGTTGCCGGTTCGCAAGCTGGTCGCGGCGTCGATCGGCAACGCGATCGAGTGGTACGACTGGACGGTCTACGCGACGTTCAGCACGTACATCGCGAGCGCGCTGTTCGCGCCAGGCAGCGCGGCGTTGATGGCGACGTTCGCCACGTACGCGCTGGCCTTCTTCTTCCGGCCGCTCGGCGGGTTCCTGCTGGGCAGGTTCGCGGACGTGCGTGGCCGCAAACCGGCGATGATCCTGACCATCGTGCTGATGGCGGGCGGGTCGCTGGCGATCGGTGTGCTGCCGACGTTCGCGGCGGTCGGCTGGCTGGCGCCGATCCTGTTGCTGCTGGCCAGGATCGCGCAGGGTGTCTCGCTGGGCGGCGAGGTGTCGAACGCCTCGGCGTACCTCGGTGAGATCGCGCCGGCGGCGCGGCGCGGGCGGTACTCGGCCTTCTTCTACATCTCGACCGGGACAGCCGTGCTGATCGCGTCGCTGCTCGGATACTTCCTGGTCCGCGTTCTCGGCAAGGCCGACATGGCCGGCTACGGCTGGCGGATCCCGTTCATCGTCGGCGGTGTGCTCGGCATCGTCGGGCTGTGGCTGCGCCGGACCATCGACGAGACCGAACACTTCGAGAAGAGCAAGCACAAGGCGCGGAAAGTCGAGAAACCGTTGCTGCGGACGCTGAAGCACCACCCCGGAGCGGTGGGCCAGCTGATCGGCTACTCGATGCTGTCCACGCTCTGCTACTACACGTTCTTCAGCACGCTGACGCCGTTCGCGATCAACACGAAGAAGGCGTCAGCGGACGACGTGTTCCTGGCGCTGTCCATCGGCACGGCGTTGTTCATCGCGTTGCAGTACCCCATGGGTGTGCTGTCGGACCGCTACGGCCGCAAACCGCAGCTGCTCGTCTGGTCGGCGGCGACGGCCGTGCTCATCGTCCCACTGTCCACATTGATCACGCCGGGTCTCGGCAACCTGATCGTGGTGTTCTGTGTGGGGTTGAGCCTGTACACGGCGATGACGTCGATCGCCCCGGCGATCATGAGCGAGATGTTCCCGACCGAGCTGCGAGCGTTGGGAATCGGCGCCTGGTACAACGTCACGGTCGCGGTCTTCGGCGGTACGGCCCCGTTGGTGAACACCGCTCTGTCGGACGCGGGCATGTCGTACGTGTTCTTCTGGTACGTCGCCGCGGGCGCCGCCATCGCGTTCTTCGTCATCCGCACGCTGCCTGAAACCAAGGGCATGGAACTGAAGTAG
- a CDS encoding RecQ family ATP-dependent DNA helicase has translation MNELREDAERHLRALAGDGARLRDDQWTAIEALVAQHRRALVVQRTGWGKSAVYFVATALLRARGAGPTVIVSPLLALMRNQVEAAARAGVHAATINSANSDQWREVQDSVNAGDVDVLLVSPERLNNPDFRDNVLPSLTASAGMLVVDEAHCISDWGHDFRPDYRRLRTLLTELPQGVPVLATTATANDRVVRDVAQQLGLGPSALDTLVLRGALDRESLRLAVVRLPDAATRLAWLAEQLPHLPGSGIIYTLTVAAAEEVASFLRERGFEARSYSGKTEQAERLRAEEDLLANRVKALVATSALGMGFDKPDLGFVVHLGAPQSPIAYYQQIGRAGRGVDKAEVLLLPGAEDRDIWAYFASLAFPPEQVVRQVLDALAHAEGPMSLPALEPRVDLSRSRLEVVLKVLDVDGAVRRERGGWVLLDSDWKYDSDRYAHVAEARVAEQQAMLDYQATTGCRMEFLLRQLDDPHATPCGRCDNCTGKVWDTTVSTRGATQARDRLRRPGVEVMPRRQWPPGMAALGVPLSGKIPKEQQSLPGRALGRLTDIGWGNRLRSMLGATAPDEPVADDVFDACVKVLSTWKWDTRPVAVATISSASRPKLIRSLGERLAGIGRLEFVGEVEITGGADRRGNSAQRLAGLWNAMRIPESLAEAVRTAGGPVLLVDDRIDTGWTMAVAAKLLADAGASGVLPFALATTT, from the coding sequence GTGAACGAACTACGCGAAGACGCCGAGCGTCATCTCAGGGCGCTCGCGGGCGACGGGGCCAGACTGCGGGACGACCAGTGGACCGCGATCGAGGCACTGGTCGCCCAGCACCGGCGCGCGCTCGTCGTCCAGCGTACGGGGTGGGGAAAATCGGCTGTCTACTTCGTCGCGACGGCGTTGCTGCGGGCACGCGGCGCCGGGCCGACGGTGATCGTCTCGCCGCTGCTGGCCTTGATGCGCAACCAGGTCGAGGCCGCCGCGCGGGCGGGTGTGCACGCGGCCACCATCAACTCCGCCAACTCCGACCAGTGGCGGGAAGTCCAGGACTCGGTCAACGCCGGCGACGTCGACGTGCTGCTGGTCAGCCCGGAGCGGTTGAACAACCCGGATTTCCGGGACAACGTGTTGCCGTCGCTGACGGCGTCGGCGGGCATGCTCGTCGTGGACGAGGCACACTGCATTTCGGACTGGGGCCACGACTTCCGGCCGGACTACCGGCGGCTGCGCACGTTGCTGACCGAACTGCCGCAGGGCGTGCCGGTGCTCGCCACCACCGCGACGGCCAACGACCGGGTGGTGCGGGACGTCGCGCAGCAACTCGGACTTGGACCGTCCGCATTGGACACGCTGGTGCTGCGTGGCGCGCTCGACCGGGAAAGCCTGCGGCTGGCGGTGGTGCGGCTGCCGGACGCGGCGACCCGGCTGGCGTGGCTGGCCGAGCAACTGCCGCACCTGCCCGGCTCGGGCATCATCTACACGCTGACCGTCGCGGCGGCCGAGGAAGTGGCGTCCTTCCTGCGTGAACGCGGGTTCGAGGCCCGGTCGTACTCGGGCAAGACCGAGCAGGCCGAGCGGTTGCGGGCCGAGGAGGACCTGCTGGCCAACCGGGTCAAGGCGCTGGTGGCGACGTCCGCGCTCGGGATGGGTTTCGACAAGCCGGATCTCGGGTTCGTGGTGCACCTCGGCGCGCCGCAGTCGCCGATCGCGTACTACCAGCAGATCGGCCGCGCCGGTCGTGGTGTGGACAAGGCCGAGGTGCTGTTGCTGCCCGGCGCGGAGGACAGGGACATCTGGGCGTACTTCGCCTCGCTGGCCTTCCCGCCGGAGCAGGTGGTGCGGCAGGTGCTCGACGCGCTGGCGCACGCGGAAGGCCCGATGTCGTTGCCCGCCTTGGAACCGCGCGTGGACCTGTCGCGCTCGCGGCTCGAGGTCGTGCTGAAGGTGCTCGATGTGGACGGTGCCGTGCGGCGGGAACGCGGCGGCTGGGTGTTGCTGGACAGCGACTGGAAGTACGACTCCGACCGGTACGCGCACGTGGCCGAGGCGCGGGTGGCCGAGCAGCAGGCGATGCTCGACTACCAGGCGACCACGGGCTGCCGGATGGAGTTCCTGCTGCGGCAACTGGACGATCCACACGCCACCCCGTGCGGCCGGTGCGACAACTGCACTGGCAAGGTCTGGGACACAACGGTTTCCACGCGAGGCGCGACTCAGGCCCGTGACAGGTTGCGCCGTCCGGGTGTCGAGGTGATGCCGCGACGCCAGTGGCCGCCGGGCATGGCAGCGCTCGGCGTGCCGTTGTCGGGCAAGATCCCCAAGGAACAGCAGTCCCTGCCCGGCCGTGCGCTCGGTCGGCTGACCGACATCGGGTGGGGCAACCGGCTGCGGTCGATGCTGGGGGCGACGGCGCCCGACGAGCCCGTGGCGGACGACGTGTTCGACGCGTGCGTGAAGGTGCTGTCGACCTGGAAGTGGGACACGCGGCCGGTCGCGGTCGCCACGATCTCCTCGGCCAGCCGGCCGAAGCTCATCCGCAGCCTGGGTGAGCGGCTGGCCGGGATCGGGCGGCTGGAGTTCGTCGGTGAAGTGGAGATCACCGGCGGCGCGGACCGGCGCGGCAACAGCGCCCAGCGGCTGGCCGGTCTGTGGAACGCCATGCGGATCCCGGAATCGCTCGCCGAGGCGGTGCGGACCGCCGGCGGCCCGGTCCTGCTCGTGGACGACCGGATCGACACAGGCTGGACGATGGCCGTCGCCGCGAAGCTGCTGGCCGACGCGGGCGCCTCGGGGGTGTTGCCGTTCGCTTTGGCGACGACGACCTGA
- a CDS encoding TetR/AcrR family transcriptional regulator codes for MTEPRKRDSAASKEALLDAARDLFAERGYDRTTVRDIARQAGVNQALLFRYFGSKEALFAAVVARSGRDQLAQDPPDLLVARILRGMLDKEHQGDHAVQIMLRSSGEDAVAKEIHEQLGQDYIRALSALTGQPDADLRAHLVLAWIVGIDVVRSVAGSEPLAGADSDDVMACVLPAVRMLLEQVRDVPSETDA; via the coding sequence GTGACCGAACCACGCAAACGCGACTCGGCCGCGAGCAAAGAGGCTTTGCTCGATGCCGCAAGGGATTTGTTCGCCGAACGGGGCTACGACCGGACTACCGTACGCGACATCGCCCGGCAGGCGGGCGTCAACCAGGCACTGCTGTTCCGGTACTTCGGCAGCAAGGAGGCGCTGTTCGCGGCGGTTGTCGCCCGATCGGGGCGTGACCAGCTGGCGCAGGACCCGCCGGACCTGCTCGTCGCCCGGATCCTGCGCGGCATGCTCGACAAGGAGCACCAGGGTGACCACGCGGTGCAGATCATGCTGCGGTCCAGCGGTGAGGACGCGGTGGCCAAGGAGATCCACGAGCAACTCGGCCAGGATTACATCCGCGCGTTGTCCGCGCTGACCGGCCAGCCGGACGCCGATCTGCGCGCGCACCTCGTGCTTGCCTGGATCGTCGGGATCGACGTCGTGCGGTCGGTGGCCGGCTCCGAGCCGCTGGCCGGCGCCGACAGCGACGACGTGATGGCGTGCGTGTTGCCCGCTGTCCGGATGTTGCTGGAACAGGTGCGGGATGTACCGTCCGAAACGGACGCGTAG
- a CDS encoding cytochrome P450, with translation MTTTEHSIDFPFGGTGTDDYVALDIASEQAGLGDDEPLVRIRLPYGGEAWLARRYEDVRVVLGDLRFSRAEAFGKDVPRTSAQIRGDRGILDMDPPDHTRLRKLAAKAFTAKRVETLRPRVQQIVDALLDGMIAKGTPADLMACLSWPLPITVICEMLGVPYEDRTKFRAWTDVALAITAYTTEQIEHAQQALNDYMAGLLDQRRTEPKDDLLTAMMQARDNDDRLAPEEIVRLAAGLLVAGHETTANQIGNFVYSLLAHPAELAKLRADPGMVNPAVEELLRHTPLGASAGFVRIAKEDVELGGVTVRAGEGVFADVTAANRDKRLFDDPDELRLGRPVNPHLTFGHGVHHCIGAQLARLELQVALGTLVRRFPGLSLAVDARDVPWKHGRLVRGLQELPVTWAEVRE, from the coding sequence ATGACCACCACAGAACACTCGATCGACTTTCCGTTCGGCGGTACCGGCACCGACGACTACGTCGCGCTCGACATCGCGAGCGAGCAGGCCGGGCTCGGGGACGACGAACCGCTGGTCCGGATCCGGCTGCCGTACGGTGGCGAGGCCTGGCTCGCCCGGCGCTACGAGGACGTCCGGGTCGTCCTCGGCGACCTGCGGTTCAGCCGGGCCGAGGCGTTCGGCAAGGACGTCCCCCGGACGTCCGCGCAGATCAGGGGCGACCGCGGCATCCTCGACATGGACCCGCCCGACCACACCAGACTGCGCAAGCTGGCCGCGAAGGCGTTCACCGCCAAACGCGTCGAGACGCTCCGGCCACGTGTCCAGCAGATCGTCGACGCGCTGCTCGACGGCATGATCGCCAAGGGCACCCCGGCCGACCTGATGGCATGCCTGTCGTGGCCGCTGCCGATCACGGTGATCTGCGAGATGCTCGGCGTCCCCTACGAGGACCGCACGAAGTTCCGCGCCTGGACCGACGTGGCGCTGGCGATCACCGCCTACACCACCGAACAGATCGAACACGCGCAGCAGGCCCTCAACGACTACATGGCCGGGCTGCTGGACCAGCGCCGCACCGAGCCCAAGGACGACCTGCTCACCGCGATGATGCAGGCCCGCGACAACGACGACAGGCTCGCCCCCGAGGAGATCGTCCGGCTCGCTGCCGGGTTGCTCGTCGCCGGACACGAGACGACCGCCAACCAGATCGGCAACTTCGTCTACAGCCTGCTCGCCCACCCCGCCGAACTGGCCAAGCTGCGGGCGGATCCCGGCATGGTCAACCCCGCGGTCGAGGAGCTGCTGCGGCACACCCCGCTCGGCGCGTCCGCGGGGTTCGTCCGGATCGCCAAGGAGGACGTCGAACTCGGCGGCGTCACCGTCCGCGCGGGTGAAGGCGTCTTCGCCGACGTCACCGCCGCCAACAGGGACAAGCGCCTCTTCGACGACCCCGACGAACTGCGGCTCGGCCGGCCGGTCAACCCGCACCTGACCTTCGGGCACGGCGTGCACCACTGCATCGGCGCCCAGTTGGCCAGGCTGGAACTCCAGGTGGCACTCGGGACGTTGGTCAGGCGGTTCCCCGGCCTTTCGCTGGCCGTGGACGCCCGGGATGTGCCGTGGAAACATGGCCGCCTGGTACGTGGCCTGCAAGAGCTGCCGGTCACCTGGGCGGAGGTGCGTGAGTGA
- a CDS encoding ferredoxin, with the protein MSDTQWRLEVDRHLCISSGMCVGIAPDHFELEGDGSHATADVVDQDEAVVDAAESCPVEAIRVLSAASGDLVAPAD; encoded by the coding sequence GTGAGCGACACACAGTGGCGGCTTGAAGTCGACCGGCACCTGTGCATCTCGTCGGGGATGTGCGTCGGCATCGCGCCGGACCACTTCGAGCTGGAAGGCGACGGGTCCCACGCGACGGCCGACGTCGTCGACCAGGACGAGGCCGTGGTCGACGCGGCCGAGTCCTGCCCGGTCGAGGCGATCAGGGTGCTCAGCGCGGCAAGCGGAGACCTGGTCGCCCCGGCCGATTAG
- a CDS encoding nitroreductase family protein: MHGQPYQPTPYQPPRMPQQASLAASADLRERMDQRRTVRAFSDDPVPEQVVLDAIAVAATAPSGAHQQPWTYVLVTNPETRAAIRAAAEEEEQRSYAGRLGEEWLSALQPLGTDEHKPHLTDAPYLIVVFQQRFYLDDTGESHKHYYVDESVGISVGMLLTALHLSGLCALIHTPSPMKFLSEVLGRPRNEKAFAVIPVGYPAEDAMVPDLVRKSLDQVIVRA; the protein is encoded by the coding sequence ATGCACGGGCAGCCCTACCAGCCGACGCCGTACCAGCCGCCGAGGATGCCGCAGCAGGCGTCGCTGGCGGCCTCCGCCGATCTGCGGGAACGCATGGACCAGCGGCGCACTGTCCGCGCGTTCTCCGACGACCCCGTACCCGAGCAGGTCGTGCTCGACGCGATCGCCGTCGCCGCGACCGCGCCGTCCGGCGCGCACCAGCAGCCGTGGACGTACGTGCTGGTGACCAACCCGGAGACCAGGGCCGCGATCCGCGCGGCGGCCGAGGAAGAGGAGCAGCGGTCCTACGCGGGCCGGTTGGGCGAGGAGTGGCTGTCCGCGTTGCAGCCGTTGGGCACCGACGAGCACAAGCCGCACCTCACCGACGCGCCGTACCTGATCGTGGTGTTCCAGCAGCGTTTCTACCTCGACGACACCGGCGAGAGCCACAAGCACTACTACGTCGACGAGTCGGTCGGGATCTCGGTCGGCATGTTGCTGACCGCGCTGCACCTGTCCGGGTTGTGCGCGCTCATCCACACGCCGAGCCCGATGAAATTTCTGTCCGAGGTGCTGGGCAGGCCGCGTAACGAGAAGGCGTTCGCGGTGATCCCGGTCGGCTACCCGGCCGAGGACGCGATGGTGCCCGACCTGGTGCGCAAGTCACTCGACCAGGTGATCGTCCGGGCGTGA
- the nadD gene encoding nicotinate-nucleotide adenylyltransferase yields the protein MSANCRIGIMGGTFDPVHHGHLVAASEVQARFNLDEVIFVPTGEPWQKGDREVSPAEDRYLMTVVATASNPRFSVSRVDIDRGGPTYTVDTLQDLRAARPDAELFFITGADALAQILGWRDAEKLFGLAHFIGVTRPGYTLDDHHLPDGSVSLVEVPAMAISSTACRDRVALGEPVWYLVPDGVVQYIQKRNLYAERTIGCRPE from the coding sequence ATGTCGGCGAACTGTCGCATCGGGATCATGGGCGGCACCTTTGACCCCGTGCACCACGGCCACCTCGTCGCGGCCAGTGAGGTCCAGGCCCGGTTCAACCTGGACGAGGTGATCTTCGTCCCGACCGGCGAGCCGTGGCAGAAGGGCGACCGCGAGGTCAGCCCGGCCGAGGACCGGTACCTGATGACGGTCGTCGCGACCGCGTCCAACCCGCGCTTCTCGGTCAGCCGCGTCGACATCGACCGCGGCGGGCCGACATACACCGTCGACACCTTGCAGGACCTGCGGGCCGCGCGGCCGGACGCGGAGCTGTTCTTCATCACCGGCGCGGACGCGCTCGCCCAGATCCTGGGGTGGCGGGACGCGGAGAAGCTGTTCGGCCTCGCCCATTTCATCGGCGTGACCAGGCCCGGGTACACGCTCGACGACCACCACCTGCCGGACGGCTCGGTCAGCCTGGTCGAGGTGCCCGCGATGGCGATCTCGTCGACCGCGTGCCGCGACCGCGTCGCGCTCGGCGAACCCGTCTGGTACCTGGTTCCCGACGGCGTCGTGCAGTACATCCAGAAGCGGAACCTGTACGCCGAGCGCACCATCGGCTGCCGCCCGGAATAG
- the rsfS gene encoding ribosome silencing factor, giving the protein MAATPDARKLALVAANAAADKLASDIVVLDVSNQLVITDCFVIASAPNERQVGAIVDNVEEKMREAGTKPVRREGAREGRWVLLDFVDVVVHVQHTEERSFYSLERLWKDCPRIEFEPDGPGQETT; this is encoded by the coding sequence GTGGCTGCTACGCCCGACGCACGAAAGCTGGCGCTGGTGGCGGCCAACGCGGCTGCCGACAAGCTGGCCAGTGACATCGTCGTTCTCGACGTGTCCAACCAACTCGTGATCACCGACTGCTTCGTGATCGCCTCAGCACCGAACGAGCGACAGGTCGGCGCGATCGTCGACAACGTCGAGGAGAAGATGCGCGAGGCGGGCACCAAACCGGTCCGCCGCGAAGGCGCCCGTGAGGGCCGCTGGGTGCTGCTCGACTTCGTCGACGTGGTCGTGCACGTCCAGCACACCGAGGAGCGCTCGTTCTACTCGCTCGAGCGGCTCTGGAAGGACTGCCCGCGGATCGAGTTCGAGCCCGACGGCCCGGGGCAGGAGACGACGTGA
- a CDS encoding histidine phosphatase family protein: protein MTLRRLVLWRHGETDYNASSRMQGHLDSALTEVGWNQARFAVPALARFSPDLVVASDLRRATDTATVFVNATGVPLRIDKRLRETNLGDWQGMTGAEVDAFAPGARAHWQNDATWAPPGGESRVEVAARAVEVVTDLDEGGEETVVLGTHGGLITALTGKLLGLPVQNWPLLGGIGNCHWTVLARRESTGLAWRLIAYNAGITG from the coding sequence GTGACGCTTCGCCGCCTCGTGCTGTGGCGGCACGGGGAGACGGACTACAACGCGTCCAGCCGGATGCAGGGGCACCTGGACTCCGCGCTGACCGAGGTCGGCTGGAACCAGGCGCGCTTCGCCGTGCCCGCGCTGGCCCGTTTCTCCCCGGACCTGGTTGTGGCGTCCGACCTGCGGCGAGCCACGGACACCGCGACGGTGTTCGTGAACGCGACCGGGGTCCCGCTGCGGATAGACAAGCGTTTGCGTGAGACGAACCTCGGCGACTGGCAGGGCATGACCGGTGCCGAGGTCGACGCGTTCGCGCCCGGAGCGCGTGCCCACTGGCAGAACGACGCGACCTGGGCGCCACCGGGCGGCGAGTCACGGGTCGAGGTCGCCGCGCGTGCCGTCGAGGTCGTGACGGACCTCGACGAGGGCGGCGAGGAGACCGTCGTCCTCGGCACGCACGGTGGCCTGATCACGGCGTTGACCGGCAAGCTGCTGGGCCTGCCGGTGCAGAACTGGCCGCTGCTCGGCGGCATCGGCAACTGCCACTGGACGGTGCTGGCCAGGCGGGAGAGCACCGGTCTGGCCTGGCGGCTGATCGCGTACAACGCCGGTATCACCGGATGA